A segment of the Anaerolineales bacterium genome:
AGCTCGAGGCCGTTAGGCGGCGATAGGACCCCGGTGTAGAATCCGCGAAATCAGGGGGCGCACTGCTCTCCTCCCCTCCAATTCGGCCTACTTACGGCATGTGGAAATCGTACTCAGCCAGGATTGCCTTAGGGAATTCGAAACGCACCGTCTTGAGCGGGTCGACAACCTGGCAGAACTTGAGCTGGCCGGCCAGGCTCATCAGCATCCCGGCGTCGTTGAGCGGGATGCCGGCAGAGTTCGTCAGGAACTGGGCCATGTTGTGGGTGGCGCCGCTGGCAGACTCGTCCAGGGTGGGAGCGGAAAAAATGGTCGCCACCACCTCCCTGGTCTCCACAAAAGGCGTCGGCAGGCCGGGCAGGTCCACCACGTCCGCCTTGAAGCGCACCGCGCCGGCCGTCTCTGCCCCGCACACCACGATCTCCCCATCACCCATGGCGGCATGCAGGTCGCCCGCGCCGAACAGCGCGCCTTCCACACCCACGGTGAAATACACCCGGTTCCCGGCTGCCACCAGGGTGCAATCCATGTTCCCGCCGTGCGGTCCCGGCGTGCCCGTGGGCACTTCGCCCTCCGCCGGCGCCACACCGATCACGCCGATCATCGGGCGCGCGGGCACGCGCACCTTATCCTTGAAGACCAACTGGCTCCCCTCCAGTTTCAGAATCGAGGTCTCCATCTGCGTGATGACATCGCCTAGGGCGCCCTCGCCCGGGATGGTCACCATGCTAGATCGCTCATCGATCTGGATGTCCAGCAGGTCGATGCGCAGCACGTCCCCGGGTTTGGCGCCCGAGATGTACAGCGGGCCCGTGGCGGGGTTGACGTGCGCCCAGTCCAGCGCATCCACGAGGTCGCTGGTGGTGCGGATCTGCCCCTCGAAGCAGTCGTGCGTCTGCAGCAGCACTTCCTGGCCCTGCTCGATGGTGGCGATGGCTTTCAGCTGCGGGCTGAAGGCGAAGAACACTTTGTCGCGCGAGATCGTCACGGCCATATCTACCTCCAAGAAGATCAGTTTTCATCCGGCAGGCCGGTCATCCCGGCCTCGGCGTTGAGCCTGGCCCACATGGCCCGGTAGGCCGGGTCGCTGAAGCTCAGGTCGCGGCGCTTCTGCAGGCGGGCGATCCAGGCCTCGGTGGCGGCCAGCGCCTCCCGGAAGCAGTGGTGCATGAACTCGGCCTTCTCGCTGGGCGTGCCGCGCTTAACCGTCTCGGCCTGGGCCAGGAAGGCATCCTCCATGGGGTCGAATTCCTGGCGGATCTCGGGCACCAGCGCCTCAAAATCGGCCATGGCGCGCCGGTGGAGCAGCTCGTGCTTCCACCACAGGCAGCGCGGCTCAAAGGTCTCGCTCGGGTAGGGACCCAGATCGGGCAAGTCCATGCCCAGGAAGACCGGCTTGAAGATGGAGACGCAGGTGCCGGAGGTAGCTGTGACCCAGGCCAGCACGCCATGTGCGCCCACATCCGTGACCATGACGCCATCCGCCTGCCACCAGCGGTTCTCCTGCGGCCCGGCATGCATGCAAATGTTGCGGTGCGCCTCGGCGCTGGCGGGGTGATAGCCGGGGCCGTGCTGGCGCATGGTCTGGAAGATGCTCTTGACCGTGATGCGCCCCAGCGCGGACTGCAGGCTGTCATAGGTGATGGCCTGGCGGGCTGGGGAGCCTAAGGAGGGCGGCACTTCGGGCAGGCCGTACCGGCCGGCCCAGTCGGTCGTCGGCGAGCCAGCTCCGTCCGAGCAGGCGTCCCAATCGGCGCGGATGCCCAGCAAGTTGGAGATAGAGGCGACCTTGTCCACTTTCTTGGTCGCCCAGCGCCGACCGGCCGTCTCCAGCACGTAGGCCTCTTCCCTGTCGGCCATGATGTAGGAGCTGTCGAAGTGCGAGTTGCCCTTCAGCTCGGCGCTGCCGCCCTGCCCGTACTGCTCCAGCAGGCCGGTCATGACCTGGATGGCCTCCCGGCAGGTCCGGGCCCGTTCCAGGCCGATGCGCATCAGGTCCGGGCCGATGATGCCGTCCTTCTCTTCGGCCATCTCGGTGGTGAAGACGGCCTCCTCGCCCATCGCCAGGCCGTATTCGTTGACCCCGATCTCGCAGCCGTAATTCCAGAAGGCCTTGGTGAGCAGCAGCTCGTAAGTTTCTTCAGCCTGGGGGATGACCAGGTGGGTCAGGCGCACGGCTTCGCCCCTGGCGTGTTTGCGGCGCGGGATGCGCACGATGGCGTTGGCTTCGTTCACCTCGCAGTCGGCGCTCTTGGCGAAGAGCATCGAATTGCCCTGGGTGAAGGCCGGCAGCGCGACGAATGTGTCGCACATGGGTGTTCCCTATGCTTCCGGTTCGGCCGGCTCGCCAAGCTCGGCCTGGCCTCGGCGGCGCGGCCAGCGCAGTTCGCGGCTGCCCATGATGCCGGTCGGCCTGTAGATCAGAATCAGGATGAGCACAATCGCCAGGACCACCTCGGTGAAGCCGAAGAAGCCCTGCGGGAAGAGCTGCATGATGTTGACCTGGTTCTCGATGCCGCGCAGCACCTCGCGGGCGGCGGTCACCAC
Coding sequences within it:
- a CDS encoding acetamidase/formamidase family protein, encoding MAVTISRDKVFFAFSPQLKAIATIEQGQEVLLQTHDCFEGQIRTTSDLVDALDWAHVNPATGPLYISGAKPGDVLRIDLLDIQIDERSSMVTIPGEGALGDVITQMETSILKLEGSQLVFKDKVRVPARPMIGVIGVAPAEGEVPTGTPGPHGGNMDCTLVAAGNRVYFTVGVEGALFGAGDLHAAMGDGEIVVCGAETAGAVRFKADVVDLPGLPTPFVETREVVATIFSAPTLDESASGATHNMAQFLTNSAGIPLNDAGMLMSLAGQLKFCQVVDPLKTVRFEFPKAILAEYDFHMP
- a CDS encoding C69 family dipeptidase is translated as MCDTFVALPAFTQGNSMLFAKSADCEVNEANAIVRIPRRKHARGEAVRLTHLVIPQAEETYELLLTKAFWNYGCEIGVNEYGLAMGEEAVFTTEMAEEKDGIIGPDLMRIGLERARTCREAIQVMTGLLEQYGQGGSAELKGNSHFDSSYIMADREEAYVLETAGRRWATKKVDKVASISNLLGIRADWDACSDGAGSPTTDWAGRYGLPEVPPSLGSPARQAITYDSLQSALGRITVKSIFQTMRQHGPGYHPASAEAHRNICMHAGPQENRWWQADGVMVTDVGAHGVLAWVTATSGTCVSIFKPVFLGMDLPDLGPYPSETFEPRCLWWKHELLHRRAMADFEALVPEIRQEFDPMEDAFLAQAETVKRGTPSEKAEFMHHCFREALAATEAWIARLQKRRDLSFSDPAYRAMWARLNAEAGMTGLPDEN